Proteins encoded within one genomic window of Gadus macrocephalus chromosome 16, ASM3116895v1:
- the LOC132475088 gene encoding vomeronasal type-2 receptor 1-like, producing the protein MPSHTTMLSYGLREYSPHFRRRISHLSTCACLSDKRLYPTFFRTVPSDEFQISALVQLMKHFGWQWVGIIHSAGVYASDGAAEFIKQGKAEGICVEYVISFELYDTKIEHKVKEKLKASTSSVVLLYMSLTYMRDFLKMVNGNNLPRKQWIGSEAWISQVDLASLGSKNVLHGAMGFALSRSIIPGLAEFLLSLKVSDEPESVMIKAFWESFFDCSFSPSNNTKLCTGDEDLRTITSAYTNTELRSVRNVYTAVYSIAHALNALLRCENGLNPTTGKHCVNKTDIQPKQVQYVHIYICMVYLSTD; encoded by the exons ATGCCCAGTCACACCACCATGCTGTCATACGGACTGCGGGAGTATAGTCCCCATTTCCGGAGAAGA ATCAGCCACCTATCAACGTGCGCCTGTTTAAGTGATAAACGTTTATATCCAACATTTTTTAGGACTGTACCAAGTGATGAATTTCAAATATCCGCTTTGGTACAGCTCATGAAACATTTTGGCTGGCAGTGGGTAGGAATAATTCACAGTGCTGGGGTATATGCATCTGATGGTGCAGCTGAGTTCATTAAGCAAGGAAAGGCAGAGGGCATTTGTGTAGAATATGTTATTAGCTTTGAATTGTATGATACCAAGATAGAACATAAAGTAAAAGAGAAACTCAAAGCCTCCACATCAAGTGTAGTCCTTCTATACATGTCATTAACCTACATGAGAGATTTTTTAAAAATGGTTAATGGGAACAATTTACCTCGTAAACAATGGATTGGTAGTGAAGCTTGGATCTCACAGGTAGACTTGGCTTCCCTTGGGAGTAAGAACGTCTTACATGGGGCAATGGGGTTTGCCCTGTCTCGGTCTATTATTCCAGGTCTTGCAGAATTTCTACTGAGCTTGAAAGTGAGTGATGAACCAGAGAGTGTTATGATCAAAGCTTTTTGGGAAAGTTTCTTTGACTGCAGCTTCTCTCCATCAAATAACACAAAGCTCTGTACTGGGGATGAGGATCTGAGAACAATCACTAGtgcctacacaaacacagaattaAGATCTGTGAGAAATGTGTACACAGCAGTGTACTCGATTGCACATGCTCTTAATGCGTTATTGCGATGTGAAAATGGATTAAATCCCACCACAGGAAAACACTGTGTAAACAAGACCGATATCCAGCCCAAACAGGTACAGtatgttcatatatatatatgtatggtgTACTTAAGTACGGACTAA
- the LOC132475052 gene encoding extracellular calcium-sensing receptor-like, with protein MGIALTVVSLIGAVLSLSTVSIFLYHRETPVIKASNFDLSCLLLFSLFLCFLFLLTFIGRPTVWTCMLRHTAFGVTFALCMSCVLGKTIVVVMAFKATLPGSIVLSPRELLFARAVIFTVAEINNNSALLNGISHLSTCACLSDRRIYPTFFRTVPSDQFQISALVQLMKHFGWQWLGIIHSDEVYSSDGVAEFIKQGKAEGICVEYVIFYNRFNTEIEHIVTEQLKSSTSSVVLLFMSLSHTRQLFKKVDGNKLPRKQWIGSEDWISQVELASLGSKNVLHGAMGFALPQSIIPGLVEFILSLKPSDEPESVMIKAFWESFFECSFSPSNSRKLCTGDEDLRTITSAYTNREVRSVRNVYTAVYSIAHALNSLLQCENGLNPTTGKHCVNKTDVQPKQVQRIPINN; from the exons ATGGGAATAGCCTTGACGGTGGTGTCCCTGATCGGGGCTGTTCTGTCTCTGTCCACTGTGTCCATCTTCCTCTACCACAGAGAGACTCCTGTCATAAAGGCCAGTAACTTTGACCTCAGCTGCCTCTTGTTGTTCTCACTCTTTCtttgcttcctcttcctcctcaccttcatcggCAGACCCACTGTTTGGACCTGCATGTTGCGACACACGGCCTTCGGGGTAACCTTTGCCCTCTGCATGTCCTGTGTTCTGGGGAAAACCATTGTGGTAGTGATGGCCTTCAAGGCCACGTTGCCTGGCAGTATAGT GCTGAGTCCCAGAGAGTTGCTGTTTGCCCGTGCCGTCATCTTCACTGTGGCGGAGATCAACAATAATTCAGCTCTTCTCAATGGG ATCAGCCACCTTTCAACGTGTGCCTGTTTAAGTGATAGACGTATATATCCAACATTTTTTAGGACTGTTCCCAGTGATCAGTTTCAAATTTCGGCTTTGGTACAGCTCATGAAACATTTTGGCTGGCAGTGGTTAGGAATAATTCACAGTGATGAGGTATATTCATCTGATGGTGTAGCTGAGTTCATTAAGCAAGGAAAAGCTGAGGGTATCTGTGTGGAATATGTAATTTTCTACAATAGGTTTAATACCGAGATAGAACATATTGTTACAGAGCAACTGAAATCCTCCACATCAAGCGTAGTCCTGCTATTCATGTCATTATCCCACACGAGGCAGTTATTTAAAAAAGTAGACGGGAATAAGTTGCCTCGTAAACAATGGATTGGTAGTGAAGATTGGATCTCACAGGTAGAATTGGCTTCCCTTGGAAGTAAGAACGTCTTACATGGGGCAATGGGGTTTGCTCTGCCTCAGTCTATTATTCCAGGTCTTGTTGAGTTTATACTGAGCTTGAAACCGAGTGATGAACCAGAGAGTGTTATGATCAAAGCTTTTTGGGAAAGTTTCTTTGAGTGTAGCTTCTCTCCATCAAATAGCAGAAAGCTCTGTACTGGGGATGAGGATCTGAGAACAATAACTAGTGCCTACACAAACCGAGAAGTAAGATCTGTGAGAAATGTGTACACAGCTGTGTACTCGATTGCACATGCTCTTAATTCGTTATTGCAATGTGAAAATGGATTGAATCCCACCACAGGAAAACACTGTGTAAACAAGACTGATGTCCAGCCCAAACAGGTACAACGTATTCCGATAAATAACTAA
- the LOC132475089 gene encoding extracellular calcium-sensing receptor-like — protein sequence MKTETLRQMLCSLSDSSDCFLCTVEFWPNDKKDKCIQKPTEFLSFTEILGTVLTVFCCLGVFLSILIFIIFLVHRETPIVRANNSELSFLLLLSLKLCFLCSLTFIGRPSDWSCMLRHTAFGITFVLCISCILGKTIVVLMAFRATLPSSNAMKWFGPTQQRLSVLAFTLIQVVICIIWLKINPPFPNRNFQSFKDRIVLECALGSPIGFSAVLGYIGVLAMLCFILAFLARRLPDSFNEAKFITFSMVIFCAVWIAFIPAYVSSPGKSTVAVEIFAILASTFGLLLCIFVPKCFIIIFKPEQNSKKHIKSKMQSKGV from the exons ATGAAAACGGAGACACTGCGGCAAA TGCTGTGCTCTCTTTCAGATTCATCAGACTGCTTTTTGTGTACTGTTGAATTTTGGCCAAATGACAAAAAGGACAAGTGCATTCAAAAACCAACTGAATTCCTTTCCTTTACCGAAATCTTGGGGACTGTATTAACTGTGTTTTGCTGCTTGGGTGTATTTTTGTCCATTTTAATATTCATAATTTTCTTGGTTCATAGAGAAACACCGATTGTCAGGGCCAACAACTCAGAGCTGAGTTTCCTGCTGCTTCTCTCTTTAAaactgtgtttcctgtgttctctGACCTTCATCGGCCGTCCCTCAGACTGGTCCTGTATGCTTCGCCACACAGCTTTTGGGATCACCTTTGTCCTTTGTATCTCTTGTATTCTGGGGAAAACGATAGTGGTGTTGATGGCCTTCAGGGCTACACTACCTAGCAGTAATGCTATGAAATGGTTTGGTCCAACTCAGCAGAGACTCAGTGTATTGGCTTTCACTCTCATACAGGttgttatttgtattatttggtTAAAAATCAACCCTCCATTTCCAAATAGAAATTTTCAGTCCTTTAAAGATAGAATAGTCTTAGAATGTGCCTTAGGATCCCCTATAGGGTTTTCGGCTGTGTTGGGGTACATAGGAGTCCTAGCTATGTTATGTTTTATACTGGCTTTTCTGGCCAGAAGGCTGCCTGATAGTTTCAATGAGGCCAAATTCATCACCTTCAGCATGGTGATATTCTGTGCTGTTTGGATCGCCTTTATCCCTGCTTATGTCAGTTCTCCTGGGAAGTCAACTGTAGCTGTGGAAATATTTGCAATTCTTGCTTCCACCTTTGGCTTGTTATTATGCATATTTGTACCAAaatgctttattattattttcaagcCAGAACAAAATTCAAAAAAGCATATCAAGAGTAAGATGCAAAGCAAAGGTGTCTAA
- the LOC132475214 gene encoding extracellular calcium-sensing receptor-like — MVSVMGLISIILFTLLIKSKSEEQACRLIGQTGYLEFSKDGDIIIGGIFSLNASRVTENNGYHAYPTSFCTRLNPRELLFARAVIFTVEEINKNPTLLNGVTLGYRLYNGCGSQSLVRAALEAVTEGESCRKRVQALIGHSSSGISKAINLIVGELDIPQISHLSTCACLSDKRIYPTFFRTVPSDQFQITALVQLMKHFGWQWVGIIKSAEVYASDGVAEFIKQGKAEGICVEYVIFYRRSNTKIEHKVIKQLKASTSSVVLLFMSLSYTRELFKKVDGNKLPRKQWIGSEAWISQVDLASLGSKNILHGAMGFALPQSIIPGLLEFILSLKLSDEPESVMIKAFWEGFFDCSFTPSNTTKLCSGDEDLRTITSAYTNTELRSVRNVYTAVYSIAHALHAILQCENGLNPTTGKHCVSKTDVQPKQVLEQLKLVDFTVLNGYKVSFDENGESGAQYDLLNWQYKDDDSVNVITIGHYDSSLPEGQRFRFTQNTTIVWALQSTEVKYI; from the exons ATGGTTTCTGTGATGGGCTTGATCAGCATTATCCTATTTACACTGCTGATAAAGAGCAAGTCAGAGGAACAGGCATGCAGACTGATAGGGCAAACAGGCTATTTGGAGTTTTCCAAAGATGGTGATATTATTATAGGAGGAATATTCTCCCTAAATGCATCTCGAGTAACAGAGAATAATGGCTACCATGCATACCCCACTTCATTTTGCACAAG GCTGAATCCCAGAGAGTTGCTGTTTGCCCGTGCCGTCATCTTCACTGTGGAGGAGATCAACAAAAACCCAACCCTGCTCAATGGAGTGACGCTAGGCTACAGGCTCTATAACGGCTGTGGGAGTCAGAGCCTAGTAAGAGCAGCCCTTGAGGCTGTTACAGAAGGGGAAAGCTGCCGAAAAAGAGTCCAGGCATTGATTGGTCACTCATCTTCTGGTATTAGCAAAGCTATAAACCTTATAGTGGGAGAGCTGGACATTCCTCAA ATCAGCCACCTTTCTACTTGTGCCTGTTTAAGTGATAAACGTATATATCCAACATTTTTTAGGACTGTTCCCAGTGATCAGTTTCAAATTACTGCTTTGGTACAGCTCATGAAACATTTTGGCTGGCAGTGGGTAGGAATAATTAAAAGTGCTGAGGTATATGCATCTGATGGTGTAGCTGAGTTCATTAAGCAAGGAAAAGCTGAGGGTATCTGTGTGGAATATGTGATTTTCTACAGAAGGTCAAATACTAAGATAGAACATAAAGTAATTAAGCAACTGAAAGCCTCTACATCAAGCGTAGTCCTGCTATTCATGTCATTATCCTACACGAGAGAGTTATTTAAAAAAGTAGACGGGAATAAGTTACCTCGTAAACAATGGATAGGTAGTGAAGCTTGGATCTCACAGGTAGATTTGGCTTCCCTTGGAAGTAAGAACATCTTACATGGGGCAATGGGGTTTGCCCTGCCTCAGTCTATTATTCCAGGTCTTCTTGAGTTTATACTGAGCCTGAAACTGAGTGATGAACCAGAGAGTGTTATGATCAAAGCTTTTTGGGAAGGTTTCTTTGACTGCAGCTTCACTCCATCAAATACCACAAAGCTCTGTAGTGGGGATGAGGATCTGAGAACAATCACTAGtgcctacacaaacacagaattaAGATCGGTGAGAAATGTGTACACAGCTGTGTACTCGATTGCACATGCTCTTCATGCGATATTGCAATGTGAAAATGGATTAAATCCCACCACAGGAAAACACTGTGTAAGCAAGACTGATGTCCAGCCCAAACAG GTTCTGGAACAACTGAAGCTGGTGGATTTTACCGTACTGAATGGTTACAAGGTATCTTTTGATGAAAACGGAGAAAGTGGGGCACAGTATGACTTGTTAAATTGGCAGTACAAAGATGATGACTCTGTGAATGTCATTACAATTGGCCACTATGATAGCTCTTTGCCTGAAGGACAGAGATTCAGGtttacacaaaacacaacaatcGTATGGGCCCTTCAGAGCACTGAGGTAAAATATATCTGA
- the LOC132475086 gene encoding extracellular calcium-sensing receptor-like produces the protein MKTETDACPAGSRKATNKRAPVCCFDCFECPEGGISNETGRVLFLKLTCIISLNVTEISAVTIDTFSKHIEFGINSLSDSSDCFLCTVEFWPNEKKDKCIQKPTEFLSFTEIMGIVLSAFCCFGVFLSILIFIIFLVHKETPIVRANNSELSFLLLLSLKLCFLCSLTFIVRPSDWSCMLRHTAFGITFVLCISCVLGKTIVVLMAFRATLPSSNVMKWFGPTQQRLSVLAFTLIQVVICLLWLTINPPYPFKNMETFMDKILLECALGSAIGFWAVLGYIGVLAMLCFILAFLARRLPDSFNEAKFITFSMVIFCAVWITFIPAYVSSPGKFTVAVEIFAILASTFGLLICIFVPKCYIIIFKPEQNSKKHIKSKMQSKGI, from the exons ATGAAAACGGAGACA GATGCATGCCCTGCCGGAAGTCGCAAGGCCACTAACAAGCGAGCACCCGTGTGCTGCTTTGATTGCTTTGAATGCCCGGAGGGAGGCATAAGTAATGAGACAGGTAGGGTGCTATTTCTAAAGCTCACTTGCATAATAAGCCTAAATGTTACAGAGATAAGTGCTGTTACCATTGATACATTTTCTAAACATATTGAGTTTGGTATTAACTCTCTTTCAGATTCATCAGACTGCTTTTTGTGTACTGTTGAATTCTGGCCAAATGAAAAAAAGGACAAGTGCATTCAAAAACCAACTGAATTCCTTTCCTTCACAGAAATCATGGGGATTGTATTATCTGCGTTTTGTTGCTTTGGTGTATTTTTGTCAATTTTAATATTCATAATTTTCTTAGTTCATAAAGAGACACCTATTGTCAGGGCCAACAACTCTGAGCTGAGTTTCCTGCTGCTTCTCTCTTTAAaactgtgtttcctgtgttctctGACCTTCATCGTCCGTCCCTCAGACTGGTCCTGTATGCTTCGCCACACAGCGTTTGGGATCACCTTTGTCCtctgtatctcttgtgttctgGGGAAAACGATAGTGGTGTTGATGGCCTTCAGGGCTACACTACCCAGCAGTAATGTTATGAAATGGTTTGGTCCAACTCAGCAGAGACTCAGCGTATTGGCTTTCACTCTCATACAGGTTGTGATATGTTTGCTTTGGTTAACAATCAACCCTCCCTATCCCTTTAAGAATATGGAAACCTTTATGGATAAGATCCTTCTAGAATGTGCCTTAGGATCCGCTATAGGGTTTTGGGCTGTGTTGGGGTACATAGGAGTCCTAGCTATGTTATGTTTCATACTGGCTTTTCTAGCCAGAAGGCTGCCTGATAGTTTCAATGAGGCGAAGTTCATCACCTTCAGCATGGTGATATTCTGTGCAGTTTGGATCACATTTATTCCTGCTTACGTCAGTTCTCCTGGGAAGTTTACTGTGGCTGTGGAGATATTTGCAATTCTGGCTTCCACCTTTGGCTTGTTAATATGCATATTTGTACCAAAATGCTATATCATTATTTTCAAGCCAGAACAAAATTCAAAAAAGCATATCAAGAGTAAGATGCAAAGCAAAGGAATCTAA
- the LOC132474633 gene encoding extracellular calcium-sensing receptor-like encodes MGLISIILITLLVKGQSEEQACKLIGQTGYLEFSKDGDLIIGGIFSLNSSRAIDNYGYHAYPALFCRRLNPRELLFARAVIFTVEEINTNSALLDGVTLGYRLYNGCGTESLVRAALEAVTEGESCRKRVQALIGHSSSGVSKAINLIVGELDIPHISHLSTCACLSDKRIYPTFFRTVPSDQFQISALVQLMKHFGWQWVGIIHSAEVYASDGVAEFIKQGKAEGICVEYVIYYKRTDTKIEHKVTEQLKASTSSVVLLYMSLTYTRELFKNVDGNKLPRKQWIGSEAWISQRDLASLGSKNVLHGAMGFALPQSIIPGLSEFLLSLKLSDEPESVMIKAFWESFFDCSFSSSNTTKLCSGDEDLRTISSAYTNTELRSVRNVYTAVYSIAHALNALLQCENGFNPTTGKHCVNKTDVQPKQVLEHLKLVDFTVLNGHKVSFDENGDNAAQYDLLNWQYKEQESVNVINIGHYDSSLPEGQRFRFTPNITIVWALNSTEPPKSVCRDACPAGSRKAVNKQAPVCCFDCFKCPEGGISNETDSTECFLCTAEFWPNEKKDKCIPKPTEFLSFTEIMGTVLTAFCCVGVFLSILIFIIFLVHKETPIVRANNSELSFLLLLSLKLCFLCSLTFIGRPSDWSCMLRHTAFGITFVLCISCVLGKTIVVLMAFRATLPGSNVMKWFGPTQQRLSVLAFTLIQVVICILWLTINPPFPNRNVQSFKDKVVLECALGSPIGFWAVLGYIGLLALLCFILAFLARKLPDSFNEAKFITFSMVIFCAVWIAFIPAYVSSPGKFTVAVEIFAILASTFGLLTCIFVPKCYVIIFKPEQNSKKHIKSKMQSKEI; translated from the exons ATGGGCTTGATCAGCATTATCCTAATTACACTACTGGTAAAGGGGCAGTCAGAGGAACAGGCATGCAAACTGATAGGGCAAACAGGCTATTTGGAGTTTTCCAAAGATGGGGATCTTATTATAGGAGGAATATTTTCTTTAAATTCATCTCGAGCAATAGATAATTATGGATACCATGCATATCCCGCTCTTTTTTGCAGAAG GCTGAATCCCAGAGAGTTGCTGTTTGCCCGTGCCGTCATCTTCACTGTGGAGGAGATTAACACAAATTCAGCTCTTCTCGATGGAGTGACCTTGGGCTACAGGCTCTATAACGGCTGTGGGACTGAGAGCCTAGTAAGAGCAGCCCTTGAAGCTGTTACGGAAGGCGAAAGCTGCAGAAAACGAGTGCAGGCATTGATTGGCCATTCATCTTCTGGTGTTAGCAAAGCTATAAACCTTATAGTGGGAGAGCTGGATATTCCTCAC ATCAGCCATCTTTCAACGTGTGCCTGTTTAAGTGATAAACGTATATATCCAACATTTTTTAGGACTGTTCCCAGTGATCAGTTTCAAATTTCGGCTTTGGTACAGCTCATGAAACATTTTGGCTGGCAGTGGGTAGGAATAATTCACAGTGCTGAGGTATATGCATCTGATGGTGTAGCTGAGTTCATTAAGCAAGGAAAAGCTGAGGGTATCTGTGTGGAATATGTGATTTATTACAAGAGAACAGATACCAAGATAGAACATAAAGTAACAGAGCAACTGAAAGCCTCCACATCAAGCGTAGTCCTGCTATACATGTCATTAACCTACACAAGAGAGTTATTTAAAAACGTAGACGGGAATAAGTTACCTCGTAAACAATGGATAGGTAGTGAAGCTTGGATCTCACAGAGAGATTTGGCTTCCCTTGGAAGTAAGAACGTATTGCATGGGGCAATGGGGTTTGCTCTGCCTCAGTCTATTATTCCAGGTCTTTCAGAGTTTCTTCTGAGCCTGAAACTGAGTGATGAACCAGAGAGTGTTATGATCAAAGCTTTTTGGGAAAGTTTCTTTGACTGCAGCTTCTCTTCATCAAATACCACAAAGCTCTGTAGTGGGGATGAGGATCTCAGAACAATCTCCAGtgcctacacaaacacagaattaAGATCTGTGAGAAATGTGTACACAGCTGTGTACTCGATTGCACATGCTCTTAATGCGTTATTGCAATGTGAAAATGGATTTAATCCCACCACAGGAAAACACTGTGTAAACAAGACTGATGTCCAGCCCAAACAG GTACTGGAACACCTGAAGCTGGTGGATTTCACCGTACTGAATGGTCACAAGGTATCTTTTGATGAAAACGGAGACAATGCGGCACAGTATGACCTGTTAAATTGGCAGTACAAGGAGCAAGAATCTGTGAATGTGATAAACATTGGGCACTATGATAGCTCTTTACCTGAAGGACAGAGATTCAGGTTTACACCTAACATAACAATCGTATGGGCCCTTAACAGCACTGAG CCTCCAAAGTCTGTTTGCCGGGATGCATGTCCTGCGGGAAGTCGCAAGGCCGTTAATAAACAAGCGCCCGTGTGCTGCTTTGATTGCTTTAAATGCCCAGAGGGAGGCATAAGTAATGAAACAG ATTCAACAGAATGCTTTTTGTGCACTGCTGAATTTTGGCCCAATGAGAAAAAGGACAAGTGCATTCCAAAACCGACTGAATTCCTTTCCTTCACAGAAATCATGGGGACTGTATTAACTGCGTTTTGTTGCGTTGGTGTATTTTTGTCGATTTTGATATTCATAATCTTCTTAGTTCATAAAGAAACACCGATTGTCAGGGCCAACAACTCTGAGCTGAGTTTCCTGCTGCTTCTCTCTTTAAaactgtgtttcctgtgttctctGACCTTCATCGGCCGTCCCTCAGACTGGTCTTGTATGCTTCGCCACACAGCTTTTGGGATCACCTTTGTCCtctgtatctcttgtgttctgGGGAAAACTATAGTGGTGCTAATGGCCTTCAGGGCTACATTACCCGGTAGTAATGTTATGAAATGGTTTGGTCCAACTCAGCAGAGACTCAGTGTATTGGCTTTCACTCTCATACAGGTTGTAATTTGTATTCTTTGGTTAACAATTAATCCTCCATTTCCAAACAGAAATGTTCAGTCCTTTAAAGATAAAGTAGTTCTAGAATGTGCCTTAGGATCCCCTATAGGTTTCTGGGCTGTGTTAGGGTATATAGGACTCCTGGCTTTGTTATGTTTCATACTGGCTTTTCTGGCCAGAAAGCTGCCAGATAGTTTCAATGAGGCGAAGTTCATCACCTTCAGCATGGTGATATTCTGTGCTGTTTGGATCGCCTTTATCCCTGCTTACGTCAGTTCTCCTGGGAAGTTTACTGTAGCTGTGGAGATATTTGCAATTCTGGCTTCCACGTTTGGCTTGTTAACATGCATTTTTGTACCAAAATGCTACGTTATAATTTTCAAGCCAGAGCAAAATTCTAAAAAGCATATCAAGAGTAAAATGCAAAGCAAAGAAATCTAA